The genome window ttacAAGTAAGAAACTTAAATACCATAAATAATTGATGGCATCATAAACCCTTATATGCAAATCTTTAGATACAATAGAAattaagttatttatttatatcaacTCTGTATATGGTGATAAAAAGGTTTCTGCAAAGAGGATAGTAGCAGGTAAGTGGGGATGCAATAATGGACAGACTTGCATTGCTCCTGATTATATCATAACTACAAAAGCTTTTGCACCAAAGTTGGTAAGATGCTCCACAGAAATCTCAAAATGTCAAGATTTTCATTGTTTTTTCCTTCTGAATATGAATCTAAGTGTTGACTTTGACTGATATCGGTTCATCAGATAGATGctttaaaaaatgagttggtGGAGTTCTTTGGAGATTATCCAATGAAGTCAAAAGACATGTCGCGCCTGATTAATTTATACCACTTTAAACGTTTGACTAGTCTAATGGACGAGGATGAGGTCTCTGATAAGATTGTTGTAGGAGGCCAAAGAAATGAAGAACAATTGTGAGTTTTCACTTTTCAGCAATTTTTACGTCGTTATACtgcttaattaattacttgatgttTATCATCTTAATTGTTGCAGAAAGATATCGCCAACCATCTTGTTAGATGTGCCAGAGACTTCTCAGATAATGCAGGAGGAAATATTTGGACCATTGCTACCCATCCTCACTGTAAGTGCTGTCTTTTAAAATTCCTGTATACTTCGAAGTCTAAGTTGGAGGTTGCTAGAGGCTTTAAACTGTTCACAAGAGAAAACAAATCTTTTGCTAAATAAATAAGTGATGTTAATTATGTTGCAGATGCTGCAATGAGTACTAACCAATTCAGACAAGTTCCATATAACATTGAATGAGCACCACTCTCTTGTGTGTCCATCACGATTCATATAGTTGACACTTGTTTACTTAAATTCATTGACCGGTTAGTGTGTGAAACTGTGTATGCCTACAGGTGGAAGTTATTCTTGTGATTTTCGGTTCTAGTCTATCTTTAATTTCATGTTTAGAAAGAGATAAACTATATTAGCTGCATTCAGCAGACTGCCTAGAAGAACCATTTCAGTTGCGCTAGATCTTAAAATAAAGTtgctagaatttttttttaaactgaaCTCCAGGCGCTGCTATGAACCACAAGAGAGGTCAATGTTAAATGCTTGCAGATAAGTTGTATGTTGCAAGATGTCGTTAAGGTTAAATATGgaaagtttcattcttgctacACTGCCATGAAACTATAAGCAACATGCTTTATAAAGCATGTAATGTCAATGTTTTACACGACAAAAAGCTGTATGTTACAAGTTAGATCAGGTAAAGTCTGGATTTTCAATTTTTGTACATAAACATTAATCAGGTAGAGGTATCCTATTAATCCTAATCTAAATTATCATCTTCCTCTTTGAATAATGATAACCTGCACGCGCTAAATATAACATATTTCCTATTGTGTATGGATCAGGTGGACAATGTGGAAGACAGCTTTAATATAATAAACTCAAGATCAAAACCTCTTGCTGCATATATATTTACAAGCGATGAGGAACTAAAGAAGGCTTTCGTTAGAGACATATCTGCAGGAGGGATGCTTATCAATGACACTATCATACATGTAAATCATAAACTCTGCCCTTTAATTTAcggtaaaaaatattaatagtaCTTAATTGGGAATCAGTAGCACATCAATAAAGGTCATATTATCAAGTTCACAACTGAAAGAGGTCCGATGTGTCGCATTACTCATCATAAATATGTAGCATTACTATCGCAGGTGCATTCAAATGTTTCATCATTTGCGTGCTTATACTCATTCTCATGTTCATGTATCCGCCTTTTGTTCTGTTGCTCACTTTTCGTTCTGGCACTCTGTGAATGCAGCTTACAGTTGACAGTTTACCGTTTGGAGGAGTAGGAGAGAGCGGAATGGGCTCATACCATGGAAAATTCTCGTTTGATTCTTTTAGTCACAAGAAGGGAGTTCTTTACAGAGGTTTCACAGGAGATTCACCTACTAGATTCCCACCATACACACCAGCCAAGTTGCGGTTACTTAAGGCATTGATTAGTGGAGACATATTCCAAGTTCTGCGTTCTATGATTGGATTACCAAAGAATTAAAAAGATAATGATTTATGGTTAGTTTCTGTAAACTTTACATAAACTTGTAAAATGTAACATAGGGGTTAGGCAGCTCAAAGATATTACAAAGGAGATGTTAATTGATAAGTATACAGCAATAAAAAcaatagttaaaaaaaaaattatctgacAAGTAACAACCCtacttattataataatattaaaatttctaaattCCTAGatacattaatattatatcaattccTAGCGAACTTTTATTTTCCTCACAACTACAGAAAACCTATATCAAAAACTTGTTTGTTAccaaaaaaagaaggaaaataataactaatacgcaacaatttatttttcactcaaaatgcaaaaaattagtaaaaaatatttgattttatactattttttttgtaagtatGAATCCAATTTTTTCCTAAGACATATCCATAAATGTGAAAAAATCAGTTTCAATATTCTTATCTTTACCAAAAATCAGAGCACGAACATTTTCCTTCCTTGAAGTGGTGGAACCTACTAGCATCACGAACAACAATTTCCCTATTTACTATGCTAGAAATGAATTTGAAAACGATATGACAATCACCACAGACGCGGAGATTTTTCACTATTCGTATAACTGTGCCAGGAACAGATTTAAGCAGTCCATAAGCAACAGCAAGCCTCTCACTATGCCAAAAGAGTTGATTTTCCTTCTCCTGGTGATCCATGTCATGCAATACTGAACTTGTATCAGGAACATAACCTCTTTTCCTCATCTCTGCATCCAATTCCTTAAGTAGAGAAAAAATTGCATCCTCCATTGGATGTGTATTCTCCCCAGCATAAAACACTTGACTCTCCTTCCCCAAGTCTACACAACTGTAACCAGGTTCTTTCTTAATATCCTTAACTGTCATTAATCTCCGTACTTTAGATACTTTTTCCCACATGCCCGCACCAGCATATACATTAGATAACATAATACAGGTTGAATTATCTTTTGGTTCTAAGTTCAAAAGAAGATCAGCAACTCTAACTCCCATATGAGTTTTGCCATGCCTCTTACAGGCACTTAGTAAAGCTGCCCAAGCAGCTTCATCAGGCTCGAAAGGCATTGTATTGAGAAGCTTCTCAGCATCATCAAGGAGCCCTGATCGACTATAAAGATCTAATAAGCTTGTATAATGTTGCAGAGAAGGGCTAAAACCATAATCCTTTCTCATGGATCTGAAGAGATGACGTCCTTTATCTACTAGACCAGCATGTCCACACGCATATATTAATCCTAAAAATGTCACCTTATTTGGCTTCACTCCATTTTTAACCATCTTATCATAGAGCGACAGTGCTTCCCGAGCTCGTCCATGTTGAGCCATCCCAACTATAATCGAGGTCCAAGAAACTACATCTTTGTTGCCAATACTGTCAAATGTACGCTTTGCTGCATCCACATCACTACATTTTGCGTACATGTCAACTAACGCATTACCCACGTATAAGCTAGATTCATAACCAAGTGCTATAACTAAACAATGCATTTGCTTCCCAAGATCCAATGTCGCAAGATTAGCAGAAACTCCAATAATACTCGAAAGACTAAACGGATCTTCAATATCCATACCCTCCCTTCTCATTTCATTAAACATATTAAACGCATCAACCCAATATCCATTCTGCACCAACCCCGATATCAAAGCAGTCCAAGCGAACAAACTTCTCTCCTCCATACTTCTCAACAGCTCAATCGCTTCCGTTTTCCTTCCACTCTTAGCATACCCAGATACCATGGCAGTCCAAGAAACAGAACTCCTATAACAAATCGAATCAAAAACAATCCGAGCAGTATCCACCAACCCACATTTCGCATACATATCCACAAGCGAGGACTTAACCACATCATCGCCCGAATAGCATGACAACAAAAACCGAGCATGCACTTGCACACCCATCCTCAAAGAACCTAAGCTAGTACAAGCCTTAACAAGGCTCGTAAACACGAAATGATCAGGTTGCAACCCATCAACAGAAACCATCTCCCTAAACATAGAAAGAGTACGTTTAGGTAAATTGGCATGCGTATGAGCAGTGAGAATCGAGGCCCAGCAAACTTTGTCTCTCTGAGgaatttcatcaaacacttgGATTGCATTGTGAATGAGACCACATTTGCCGTACATGTCAACGAGAGTGTTGGGAAGTGGGTCATATTGGGTCAACCCCGATTTGATTATGTGAGCATGGATTGATTTGCCTTGAGATGGAGCACGGCGTTTCGCGCAGATTTGGAGCTGGTGAAACAGGTGAGAGCAAGGCATTCATGACATTTTTTGAGAGCCTCTTCTTGAAAATGTTTGTCATCTAACACAGGCGCTCTATTTTAAACGGTTTAAATGGAAAAagtatttaattgattttaaactaTAGGTATTTTGTTACAAGTGAATGGaataaatccataaatcaacaTCAAATATATGAGGATTTTCTTTtatgttattaaaaattaaattaatatttctattaaatatgagaatttatctctaaaatatgaaatttagaTACATTTAATATGTATTCACTTTTAATTTAACATACCTTTGATAAAGATTTATGGTTAGTTTAAAATCCaacatgaattttaaaaaaaatttataaaatttataagatataagagtAACAAGAAGGCTGGGCATGGTATATTATCTCTTTGGCATAGGTAATTTTCATTGTCCGTAGACATTTtagacatataaaaatatactttttcaaaatatattgttATAGTTATTATAAGAATTATAGCtttgattaataaatattataaatatataaaaaaatatattatataaataataaataaataatttaacatgatgaaatattttaatagaaaaataacaaatttagaaTATTTAGTGAAAATAAAAACAACATTCCCTCCATTGCACtcatttttatatcatttcTTTTATCttaattaacatatattttaagatttttatatcatataaaattataatttatttaaaaatatttttgtaactaaaatataaacttaaatttatttaaaaatattaaaaaaaatttataatattatattttataataatcttaGATAGACAATTTTTGTCAAACATACTGTAATCAACCGCAACCGCAGGAGCACATACATCAATCACaacataaaaaaacaaacacacTGACATCCGGCTTCTGATAAATTAGAAGGGGCAACTTTCCTCTAGCAAACCACGTAGGTCACTACAACCATCATTTTCAACCATCATTATGTCACAGGCGCCTGCAAGCTAAATCGCTATGAATAAGCCACGTGTCAGTAATGCATTTCATGACTGTGATACGTGGCTTAACCTTCACCCTTGTTCAGAAAGCATaaccaaatttttatatatataataggctTGTATGTGGATAAGCTCCAAACAAATCATTTTCATCTTGTATTCAGATGGAATCAGgtgaaaatgaaaatttctCCGCCTTCTATGAGAGATGGATAACTCAACTAGGGGAGTATGTTGACATGCTCTCCGAACTCTCCAACCAACCTTTTGACTCTAATAACAAGTCCAATGTTGAGGCTGTGGTGGAAAAAGTCATAACTCACCACAAGAAGTATTACAGTGCCAAATGGGCTGCTGCTCATCAAAATGCATTACCATTCTTCAGACCACGATGGCTAAGTCCTATGGAGCATGGAAATCTCTGGTTCACCGGGTGGAAGCCATTTATAGCATTTGGTTTACTCGATACAATGAGAAGGAATCAGGTGCCTGGACTAAGTACTCTCAAAGAGCTAAGCGAAGAACAGCTAGAGAAGATTGAAAAGCTCAAGATAGAAATAAAGAtagaggaaagaaaagtggaaagGGACATGGAGAGGCAACAAATGGTCATTGCTTATGAGCCTTCGGCTCAACTAGCTCAACTAATGGCTCAAGTGAGTGATGGGGAGATTGCAATGGCTAACATTGACGGCCTGGTAGATAGTAATATGAGGAGCTTTGCGGCTGGAATGGAGAAAGTAATGAAGAGAGCGGATTATGCTAGGCTTAAGACCCTAAAATTTGTGTTGGAGATTTTGGATCTCAAGCAATCAGTGCAGTTTTTGGCAGCTTTGACAAAATGGCAAACCAATATGAGGAATTGGAGGATCAAGAACAATAACACATCTCAAGCCTCAACATCTGCATCACCCCCATCAACCTGATATCAATCACTAGTTACCCGactcaataaaaaaaactaGCATGAGCTAGTTTTGTATTAGGAATATCTTTGTGGTATGCTTTAATTTTCGTAATGCTATTTGAGTTCTtctttatctttatatattaagCAGATGCTAATGAGTATGATCAGGTATTATAAACCAACTATGGTTTGCTTATCTTAATTACCTCTAAGTTGTGTAATACTTGTATCCTGTGTTGAAGTTATATCAACCAACTATTATTATTGTCAGTTGTTTCACTTGCTTATCGCTGATTTTTTCTATAAAGTTGTATACACCTTATTCATTCATGTCAACATTAGTTTTACACCTCGTAAAGAACAATGATCTCTTCAAAGTCAAATACACAAGGGAATGTCCGATCCTATATTTAATTGATGTACATTATAGTCCAAGCTTTTTCAATCAcaattttcaaacaactaactaattttttttccaacaaatataaaaaataatttaatcaatttaaatCATGATTGCTAAATGCAATTCAAAATTGCTAAATGCAAATCACGGAAATTACCCTACTATCCCTCTTATTTTTCTGTGCAAGTACGTGTAATCAGGTCTAGTTTTGTGTGAGATCATTTAATACAGAATAATCATCGTAGTATCAGTGTTCTTTTGCTTCCATATCCTCCGCTAAATCAGTGATTTGCGTACTTCCATTTACTAACccctttttttaactttttatcggataatgatattatttttgattgattttatttaaattaaaaaattttgtgtttatatttttattcataacaaaaaaattgaaaaaaataataatcttaatTACCCcatcaataatttttattcataactttgattatgaataaaaaacttaaaaatatatgtcaatcaaaacgtcaaataaaaaaaatgaaaatagtgAAACTCGATAAGCATTATTTTACCGACATTCACTATCAGAGGTCGTCTGATTtactaaaacaaatatttattgcttattagtgagatttatttttaagtgaaaatcaatttttaatttatatatctggatatctttttttaatttaaaattttcgctCAGCTCCCTAATAAACtgataatatctttaatttcaatCTCATTGATTTATCCGAGACCAGAAatttcgtgtataaatttaaacaataataaattaacaataatattagttgttgtaataatatgaattataacaaattaaacaataatactaaaaaaccataatatatttgcaaatggagtataatattaaattttaaaattgaatattataaattatatttttaaaaattatctttataatcataaaatattttaaattatattttaaattttttttgacaggaattatattttaaaatgaatctATACGTTTTTAtgtaatcaaatttaaaaaacaaaaatatgttaCTAAATTTCAACTTCTCAGATTCTAACTTATAACTGAGACGTTGAGTAATAAGTTCTTTACGGGTTGGATAAACCGAATCTCACTTATATTTACACTActaaaataacataaatatttgagtAGCTTTATAttgaacaattttttatttttgaaaattatgttatatccttagataaaagataatattcaatttttaaacaaaatgttaaaacataaattaaattatatattgttttaattattttattatgataaatattttttaataaaaatattgaaataatatgaATCATGAGAAATTAAACAGTAATGCCACTTGTTTaggaatataaataaatcaaaaatttcatataattttttctagaatataataatatttgaatttattattaGAGATCGAGTTATGGCCGTTAGGCCATGGCGAGAGAACTTTTaatcgaaaagaaaatatttatatcgaataattttttatatttgaaatgtgCATATGCTAGTAGTTGAaagatgatatttaaatttataataatgtttatatatcataattatatataatggtaCGTTTATGTTATCTTAAATTAAGTGTTTAATTGCTTATATGTGAGAATTAATTGTAaacgaaaaataatttttaataatatattttctcatatatatgatttagacatatgtatatttattttatataatatatcaaatctcatatatgaataatattacaataataaaataagatagtAGTATTATAGACACGAGggatttaatgtttttttttcagaCGAGTGATTTAATGTTAGTATACTGATGGTTTAATGTTTGTAGCCAGCTGTATGCATCCTACGCAAAAAGTCTAGTCAAACATTAATTAGGGTCTCATTTACTTAAATGCATCAGAGGAAAGAAGAAGCAGCAGCTTACACCAAGTGACACCAAGGATCACTTGTCCTCGGTTTGTGCAAATACCTTCAAACTCATCTCATTCCCACCGCCTATACCCCCCATCTTTGCTCTATGCCCTCAAAAGCTCTGTTCATCATCTCCGGACCCAAATTAAGGTGGTATCGGATATGTTCATTTGCCAGAAGTTCAGGAGGGATAAGCTCCTTCCAACCAACATACCAGCTGGTAACTTCTTCAAAGTTTGGGCGTGAGCATAACCAGTGGTACAAAACTTCTTGCCACTTGTTGAAAAACACATCCATTAAATGAAGCATGTGTGAAACTAGAATAGCAGTAGCCCAAGTCCTAACCAGGTAGAACTTATCAAGATTTTGGTCAGCTGGATTTACTTGAAATTCATGCATGACTGTCAACAACTTTGGGATAATATATCGGACCATTAGCTGCTCCCAGCTGGCTGAATCAAAACAGTCTTCCAAGGCGACAATATACAGAATGCAGAAATAAGATCAGGCTGCGAAGCATGAAGCACACTTTCCAACCGGATGCAAATTGTGTGGTAGAAAATCTCCAATTTCTGATCTAACTTCTGTATATCAAGGTCAGCTAAATCGACAATTAATCTGACATTATGCTGAAGTTCAGGCATTGGAATGTCATTTTCCCGAGCCTTCTCTTCAGCATTCAAGTTCTCCAAGTTTGTCAAGATTCGAACCTGCGGTCCCCTCATATCAAACACCTTTTGAACAACTTCCAGTCCCTGCCCTTCTTTCTTCGCCAGCAATTTTTCAGCAGTTACAGAGTTCGGCTTCTTCTTCTTAGAAACGTGCTTGCTTAGACCAGAGTTTCTCTTTTGATGGATTTTCTAAGGACTGCACTGCATTGGGGATAGACTTTTTCCCTTCCAGTTCAATGTAGGCAAAGTAGCTTCCTTgtaactccaatgcaatgctatacttggttctattgttatattataacatcaaaagtaaaaaaactcaactccaaaagGGTGCTATAtttagatgcatccttggttctatatttgaaaccaaaaattaatgagttggttaaatttgaaactagttatagaatTTGGTATTGAAgtgcaaattttattttagcaccaaaaaatattttttggtgctatattataccaataacaatagatatatagcatctagcattaGACCTGCTCTAAGTTTATAACCAATTCTCATTTTTCGAGACCGCAAACAGGTGCGATCATCGTGTTCCAAGATACATTTCCTAACTATACAAATGGCAAAGAATTCGATTTTGAATATGATATGTGATTTTTGCCTAATTTTACAAAGGAGATCCAACTTTACcagtttttatttaatatatgtttcaTATTACATAATAGTTTTATATAACTAGCCTTTAACCTGTGCGAAGCGGGCGAGTATATaattcattgtttataatttaaattttaaaattatcttagcattttagtattaatgaattggatataattcataatttagtcGTGTGACATATTAGAGTTAGAAAAtagtagtttcatttttatttcaactaattataaattatatttaagaggaTACTGATAAAGTTTTTGTCTTGTTTTAATGTTTTTcgtatttgaaattgtttaataATGGAAGAGTAATAGACCTCTTTGTAGACTTCTAATTGTATAAATAGAGTACTAAACCAAAAAGAACATGACCAAACGAaaaatttgtacgactacaaattatactcatgttagcttattatagtatagtatagatttgttAATTACaagcaaattaaataaattatgaatgatttcatttgaaataattttaaataatatattattataaaatgtttaaatatattatcaattataatttttaacttttgaGTTGTCGAATGAAAAATGATATGTgactaaatattaatataaaattgagtAAAGTATATTTTGTGAACTTTTAGACACCACTTTCAATACTTCACTTCTAAAATCATCACATGCAATATCACACTTCTAATACCCTTTTGTTTGTTAACAACATTATTAATTATAGACCGCATAAATTGTACTGAGTTGTGAATTGTGATATTTTTAGAAGTGCAGTATTGGAAGTGATGGCTACTCATgtagatataaaatttaatatattaaaaaatatttattatatatttttctaatacatGTTCAATTAAAATAGAAAGTTAAGATCAAggatttattatattcaaattatatttcaaaaaaccgacCTTTCacttatcttttaaaataaatgtactacctaaataaaatatgtttattaatatataaaaatatattaataatgaatatatgtttttttttgttatcaaATAGCTATAAATAGTGAactgttaaaatttaaaaataaatatgttttaagtttctttttacaattttaatatttaaaacaacTTACCAACCTTCCTACTACATTTTAATCACAATCACGGGAAAATTGTTTGACGgataaatatattgttttttttcaataatttattttatactccctccgtcccaaaatactttttttaatttgtctTTTATCATGTTTGCCTATCATTAATacttttaatttcatattagtattaaatataaaaatttcatcgtACTAAAGTATTTATAAATACGAAACCAACAATatcactcatgattatatttagtcttatagattagacgtaaattaataatttgtctcatgttataaaCAGTCTAACGTTTGAGAAAATCTTTTTGGCACGGAgggattaaatatatatttgaatataaaaattttattataaaaatcaaaaaaataaattatggggGTCCAAAATCAAACTAGGGAAAGGATTCCAtcttaaaaaaaagacaaaatagAAATTTAGTAATTCTACGTAGTAATTCTGGTTTCACCTATTCTTTAGCTAACGAAATTGCAGCTACTTAGAGTATCATGATTTTCAATCAACTGTATAACTATCAGGCATCAAGGGATCATGTAGAGTTTCACATTTCCCGTTCCTTGTCAATTCTGTCACGTTTCTGGTAATAGTATTAACCCTCCATGTTTAATTATCACATTTTGATATTAGTGgtacaaatataatcaattgTTTTATCATCAGGTTTCTTCTGCTGCTTGATTGATTATGTCGACATTATTGTTATGCATTATATCGTCCCTCTATTGGATTGTTTTTTGTTGATTATAAGTATCGTAGTTTCGACATTGCTCTTATAAATAAGTGTGACAGTGTAATTTATGAGGTACGAGTTGATTGGGGTGAATTTGTGTGCATAATGTTTCACGTCTATGTTGGTAAAATTTTGATTCGGCTGACTCAATTGTATTGAATTCGTCAGCTATTTGAGAATTGTTACCAGTAAGAACAATTCCGTTCTTACTAGTTATGTTGCTGATTAATaagaattaataattttttgcaCATGATTTGATTTGGTAATATGTAAGTTTCATTGGAAGTTTGTGTATGTGATGGGTATGAGTGTAAGCCTAATAAGTGACTGTGTTATGTAGATCTACATTGGGATCATGGCTGACGATCTAGCAGTCGAAGCCAAAGAAGCAGCAATGCGTGAGGTTGCCAAACTGTTGCCAACTCAAGAGATACTTGCGTCCATTGCTTCAATCAAGGCAGACTATATTACTCGTCAACAGGTACAAATTCAAATTCTAATAAATGTTTTTTGCCTCAATGCGAGAAAGTTATTTGCATATCTTTAGCTCGGGATGCTAACTGCTGGCTAGCCTTTTTTCCCCCTTGTGTTTTATGTGTTTGTAATAT of Daucus carota subsp. sativus chromosome 3, DH1 v3.0, whole genome shotgun sequence contains these proteins:
- the LOC108211684 gene encoding pentatricopeptide repeat-containing protein At4g14050, mitochondrial translates to MPCSHLFHQLQICAKRRAPSQGKSIHAHIIKSGLTQYDPLPNTLVDMYGKCGLIHNAIQVFDEIPQRDKVCWASILTAHTHANLPKRTLSMFREMVSVDGLQPDHFVFTSLVKACTSLGSLRMGVQVHARFLLSCYSGDDVVKSSLVDMYAKCGLVDTARIVFDSICYRSSVSWTAMVSGYAKSGRKTEAIELLRSMEERSLFAWTALISGLVQNGYWVDAFNMFNEMRREGMDIEDPFSLSSIIGVSANLATLDLGKQMHCLVIALGYESSLYVGNALVDMYAKCSDVDAAKRTFDSIGNKDVVSWTSIIVGMAQHGRAREALSLYDKMVKNGVKPNKVTFLGLIYACGHAGLVDKGRHLFRSMRKDYGFSPSLQHYTSLLDLYSRSGLLDDAEKLLNTMPFEPDEAAWAALLSACKRHGKTHMGVRVADLLLNLEPKDNSTCIMLSNVYAGAGMWEKVSKVRRLMTVKDIKKEPGYSCVDLGKESQVFYAGENTHPMEDAIFSLLKELDAEMRKRGYVPDTSSVLHDMDHQEKENQLFWHSERLAVAYGLLKSVPGTVIRIVKNLRVCGDCHIVFKFISSIVNREIVVRDASRFHHFKEGKCSCSDFW
- the LOC108213295 gene encoding protein DOG1-like 4, with the protein product MESGENENFSAFYERWITQLGEYVDMLSELSNQPFDSNNKSNVEAVVEKVITHHKKYYSAKWAAAHQNALPFFRPRWLSPMEHGNLWFTGWKPFIAFGLLDTMRRNQVPGLSTLKELSEEQLEKIEKLKIEIKIEERKVERDMERQQMVIAYEPSAQLAQLMAQVSDGEIAMANIDGLVDSNMRSFAAGMEKVMKRADYARLKTLKFVLEILDLKQSVQFLAALTKWQTNMRNWRIKNNNTSQASTSASPPST